TGCTGAGTATCTTCCACAGTTAAATAGCCTGGCTACAGTGGAGAATAAAGAAGCGTTGCGTAAAATTTATCAGGAATTCAGTCTGGAAGACGCAACCCGTATCAAGGAGATCGAGAGCGTAACGAACCATGATGTAAAGGCTGTTGAATATTTTATCAAAGAGAAATTCGACCTGCTGAACTTACAGGACTATAAAGAATTTATTCATTTCGGATTGACTTCACAGGATATCAATAATACTTCTGTACCCTTGTCTATCAAGGATGCTTTAGATGAAGTGTATTATCCGGGTATTCAGGAAGTGATCGATATCTTGAAGAAGTATGCCGAAGATTGGAGTAATGTTTCTATGTTGGCAAAGACACACGGACAGCCGGCTTCTCCTACCCGTCTGGGAAAAGAGATTATGGTGTTTGTTTATCGTCTTGAACAGCAGGTAGCTTTGTTGAAAGCAATCCCTGTTTCTGCCAAGTTTGGTGGTGCAACCGGTAATTTCAATGCACATCATGTTGCTTATCCGCAATATGACTGGAAAGCATTCGGTAATAAGTTTGTGAATGAAGTGCTGGGACTGAGCCGTGAGGAATGGACTACACAGATTTCGAACTATGATAATCTGGCAGCTATTTTCGACGGTTTGAAACGTGTCAATACAGTGTTGATCGACCTGAATCGTGACTTCTGGCAGTATATCTCTATGGAATACTTCAAACAGAAGATCAAAGCGGGTGAAGTCGGTTCATCGGCAATGCCTCACAAGGTGAACCCGATCGATTTTGAAAATGCAGAAGGTAACCTGGGCATGGCGAATGCTATCCTGACGCACCTGGCTACGAAGTTGCCGATCTCCCGTCTGCAGAGAGATTTGACAGACTCTACCGTGTTGCGTAACGTGGGTGTGCCTTTGGCTCATATCGAAATCGCATTCAAAAGCTTAACAAAAGGGCTGGGTAAACTGTTATTAAATGAGAACGCTCTGTACCGGGATCTGGATAATTGCTGGGCTGTCGTAGCTGAAGGTATTCAGACCATTTTGCGTCGTGAAGGTTATCCGAAGCCTTACGAAGCCTTGAAAGCCTTAACCCGGACAAATGAGGGAATCACTGAGAAATCAATCAGTGACTTTATTGAAACGCTGCAGGTTAGTGATGCAGTAAAAGCAGAATTAAAGGCGATTACGCCTCATAATTATACAGGTATTTAGTGTGAAAATAAGCGTGTAGCCGTGAGGTTACCAATTAGTTAATTATTTATTAATTTACAACAATGAGCACAGAAGAAAGAGAAGAATCTCAACCGCGTCCTAGAAAGGTGATACCAAGTATCAGACGGGAAAACACAGATCAGGAAGGTGAAAGAAGACCTTACAATCAAGGTTACAGCAGACCTGAGGGAAACAACTATGAACGGAGACCATATAACCGCCCAAGCCGGGATGACCGCGGTGGTTATAATTCTTATGGGGATAACCGCTCATCTTACGGAGACCGTCCGAGTCGTCCTCGGACGTATGACAACCGTGAAGGTGGTGGTTATAACAGCAGACCTTCTTACAACAACCGCGACAACAATCGGGGTGGTTACAGCAACAATCGTGAAGGCGGATACAACCGTCCTTCTTATGGTAACAATCGCCCCTCTTATGGTAACAATGATCGTTCTTATGGAAACAACGATCGTTCGTATGGTGGCGGCGGCGGTTTCAACCGTCCTTCTCGTCCTAACTATGACGAAAGACCGGGCAGAGCCTATTCCGCTTCTCCGGAAGGAGATGCAACCGGCGACGGTATGAAGAAAAGAAGACCTAGAGTAGGTGATACTCGTGTCAACTCTTACGACTCTCGCGATAATCGCGGTGGCGGCAGACCTTCATACGGTAACAATAATCGCGGTGGCGGATATGGAAACAATGGCGGTGGCTACGGAAACAGACGTCCGCAACAACGTCGTACAAACGATTACAACCCGAATGCCAAGTACAACTTCCAGAAACAGTTGAAGTATAAGGAAGTATTGGCTGACCCTAACGAACCGATCCGTCTGAACAAGTTCTTGTCTAATGCTGGAGTTTGTTCACGTCGTGAAGCAGATGAATTTATCACAGCTGGTGCTGTAAAAGTAAATGATGTAGTAGTTACTGAACTGGGGACAAAGATCACCCGTCAGGATAAGGTAGAATTCAACGATAAACCGGTACAGATCGAAAGCAAGGTGTATATCGTATTGAACAAACCTAAAAACTGTGTGACTACGTCGGATGATCCTCAGGAACGTCTTACCGTTATGGATCTGGTGAAGAATGCTTGCCAGGAACGTATCTATCCGGTAGGTCGTCTGGACCGTAACACAACCGGTGTATTGCTTCTTACTAATGATGGCGACTTGGCTTCAAAGCTGACTCACCCGTCATTCAAGAAAAAGAAGATCTATCACGTTTGGTTGGATAAGAACGTTTCTATCGAAGACATGGAAAAGATTGCTAACGGACTGGAACTGGAAGACGGTGAAATCCATGCAGATGCAATCAGCTATGCCAGCGAAGACGACAAGAGCCAGGTGGGTATCGAAATCCACTCGGGACGTAACCGTATCGTGCGTCGTATCTTTGAATCGCTGGGATATCATGTAACGAAGCTGGATCGTGTATACTTTGCCGGATTGACTAAAAAGATGCTCGGACGTGGAAAATGGCGTTATCTGAACGAACGTGAGGTGAACGCGCTTCGAATGGGTGCTTTTGAATAATACGAAGATTAGCCGGTAGTCAATACCGGCTATCTTGTTTTGATTATCTAAGAATAAACATATAAACATGGAAACAATTACTAGAACAAAAATTGTAGATGTACTGAAAAGCGAGGCTTACGGTACGACCGTTAACGTGAAGGGGTGGGTTCGTACCCGTCGTGGTAGTAAACAGGTTAGCTTTATTGCGCTGAATGACGGTTCTACAATAAATAATGTTCAGATCGTTGTGGATGTGGAAAAATTGGGTGAAGAGTTCCTTAAACCGATTACTACCGGCGCTTGTATCAGTGTGAACGGTGAATTGGTCAAATCACAGGGACAGGGTCAGAATGTGGAGATACAGGCTGCTGAAATTCAGATTTACGGTACTGCTGATCCCGCTACTTATCCGCTGCAGAAGAAAGGTCATTCACTTGAGTTCCTTCGTGAAATAGCGCACCTGCGTCCGCGTACCAATACGTTTGGTGCTGTCTTCCGCATTCGTCACAATATGGCGATCGCTATTCATAAGTTCTTTCATGAAAGAGGTTTCTTCTATTTCCATACACCGATCATTACAGCTTCAGACTGCGAAGGTGCCGGACAGATGTTCCAGGTAACGACGATGAATCTGTATGATTTGAAGAAAGACGAGAACGGTTCTATCATTTACGAGGATGATTTCTTCGGAAAGCAGGCTAGCTTGACGGTTTCCGGTCAGCTGGAAGGCGAATTGGCTGCCATGTCTTTGGGAGCGATTTACACTTTCGGACCGACATTCCGTGCAGAAAACTCCAATACTCCACGCCACCTGGCAGAGTTCTGGATGATCGAGCCGGAAGTAGCATTTAATGAGATTGCGGAAAACATGCAGCTGGCTGAAGACTTTATCAAGTATTGTGTGCAGTGGGCTTTGGATAACTGTATGGAAGATATCCAGTTCCTGAACAATATGTTTGATAAGGAATTGATCGAACGCCTGCAATTCGTCTTGAAACATGACTTTATCCGTCTGCCTTATACGGAAGGGGTCAAGATCCTGGAAGATGCTGTGGCTAAAGGACATAAGTTTGAATTTCCGATCTATTGGGGAGCAGACCTTGCTTCAGAACATGAACGTTATTTGGTGGAAGAACATTTCAAATGTCCGGTTATCCTGACTGATTATCCGAAAGAGATCAAGTCTTTCTATATGAAGCAGAATGAGGATGGAAAGACAGTTCGTGCCATGGATGTATTGTTCCCGAAGATCGGTGAGATTATCGGCGGATCACAACGTGAGGAAGATTACGAAAAACTGTCGAGACGTGCAAAAGAAATGGGTGTACCTGAAAAAGATATCTGGTGGTATCTGGATACCCGTCGTTT
This is a stretch of genomic DNA from Parabacteroides chongii. It encodes these proteins:
- the asnS gene encoding asparagine--tRNA ligase; translation: METITRTKIVDVLKSEAYGTTVNVKGWVRTRRGSKQVSFIALNDGSTINNVQIVVDVEKLGEEFLKPITTGACISVNGELVKSQGQGQNVEIQAAEIQIYGTADPATYPLQKKGHSLEFLREIAHLRPRTNTFGAVFRIRHNMAIAIHKFFHERGFFYFHTPIITASDCEGAGQMFQVTTMNLYDLKKDENGSIIYEDDFFGKQASLTVSGQLEGELAAMSLGAIYTFGPTFRAENSNTPRHLAEFWMIEPEVAFNEIAENMQLAEDFIKYCVQWALDNCMEDIQFLNNMFDKELIERLQFVLKHDFIRLPYTEGVKILEDAVAKGHKFEFPIYWGADLASEHERYLVEEHFKCPVILTDYPKEIKSFYMKQNEDGKTVRAMDVLFPKIGEIIGGSQREEDYEKLSRRAKEMGVPEKDIWWYLDTRRFGTAPHSGFGLGFERLLLFVTGMTNIRDVIPFPRTPNNADF
- a CDS encoding pseudouridine synthase — translated: MSTEEREESQPRPRKVIPSIRRENTDQEGERRPYNQGYSRPEGNNYERRPYNRPSRDDRGGYNSYGDNRSSYGDRPSRPRTYDNREGGGYNSRPSYNNRDNNRGGYSNNREGGYNRPSYGNNRPSYGNNDRSYGNNDRSYGGGGGFNRPSRPNYDERPGRAYSASPEGDATGDGMKKRRPRVGDTRVNSYDSRDNRGGGRPSYGNNNRGGGYGNNGGGYGNRRPQQRRTNDYNPNAKYNFQKQLKYKEVLADPNEPIRLNKFLSNAGVCSRREADEFITAGAVKVNDVVVTELGTKITRQDKVEFNDKPVQIESKVYIVLNKPKNCVTTSDDPQERLTVMDLVKNACQERIYPVGRLDRNTTGVLLLTNDGDLASKLTHPSFKKKKIYHVWLDKNVSIEDMEKIANGLELEDGEIHADAISYASEDDKSQVGIEIHSGRNRIVRRIFESLGYHVTKLDRVYFAGLTKKMLGRGKWRYLNEREVNALRMGAFE
- the purB gene encoding adenylosuccinate lyase — translated: MVFSTLTAISPVDGRYRNKAENLAAYFSEYALIKYRVRVEIEYFITLAEYLPQLNSLATVENKEALRKIYQEFSLEDATRIKEIESVTNHDVKAVEYFIKEKFDLLNLQDYKEFIHFGLTSQDINNTSVPLSIKDALDEVYYPGIQEVIDILKKYAEDWSNVSMLAKTHGQPASPTRLGKEIMVFVYRLEQQVALLKAIPVSAKFGGATGNFNAHHVAYPQYDWKAFGNKFVNEVLGLSREEWTTQISNYDNLAAIFDGLKRVNTVLIDLNRDFWQYISMEYFKQKIKAGEVGSSAMPHKVNPIDFENAEGNLGMANAILTHLATKLPISRLQRDLTDSTVLRNVGVPLAHIEIAFKSLTKGLGKLLLNENALYRDLDNCWAVVAEGIQTILRREGYPKPYEALKALTRTNEGITEKSISDFIETLQVSDAVKAELKAITPHNYTGI